The DNA segment CTCCATCTTTAAATTGCAATGGAAGCACACCCATTAACACAAGGTTACTACGGTGGATACGCTCATAGCTCTCTGCGATTACAGTTTTAATTCCAAGAAGGTTTGTTCCTTTTGCTGCCCAGTCTCGTGAGCTTCCCATCCCGTAGTCTTTTCCTGCAAGGATAGCAAGTCCAGTTTGAGATTCTTTATATTTCATTGCTGCATCGTAAATTGGCATCACTTCTTCAGTTGGCCAGAAAGTTGTAAATCCACCTTCAGTACCAGGTGCTACTTCGTTACGAATACGAATGTTAGCGAACGTTCCACGCATCATTACTTCGTGGTGACCGCGTCTTGAACCGTATGAGTTGAAATCACGCGGTTCAACGCCTTTATCCATTAGGTATTTACCTGCTGGTGTTGTTTTACCAATGGCTCCCGCTGGTGAAATGTGGTCGGTTGTTACAGAGTCACCAAACTTACAGATTACACGAAGATCAGAAAGAGAGTGAATATCTTGAGGCTCTTGTGTTAATCCTTCAAAGTAAGGAGGATCTGCAATATAAGTTGAATCCTCATCCCATTTGTATAGAGAGTCATCCGTTGTTTCGATTTCATTCCAACGCTGGTTCGCAGTAAATACATCCGCGTATTGTTGTTTAAATAGCTCTGGAGTTACTGTTTGAGCTACAACTTGCTTCACTTCTTCTGTAGAAGGCCAAATATCTTTGAAGAATACATCATTTCCATCTTGGTCTTTTCCAAGTGGATCATTCTTCAAGTCAACATCAACCGTACCTGCTAATGCATAAGCTACAACTAGAGGCGGAGAAGCAAGATAGTTTGCTTTCACAAGTGGGTGAATACGTCCTTCAAAGTTACGGTTACCCGAAAGAACAGATGTAACAGTTAAGTCATTTGAAGAAATAGCCTCTTCCACTTCAAGTTCAAGTGGTCCAGAGTTACCAATACATGTTGTACAGCCGTATCCAACATTATTGAATCCAAGAGTGTCCATATACGATTGAAGTCCTGCTTTTGCAAGATATCCTGTTACAACCTTTGAACCTGGTGCAAGAGATGTTTTCACATACTCAGGAACTGTTAATCCAAGTTCTACAGCCTTTTTCGCAACAAGACCAGCACCAAGCATTACATATGGGTTGGAAGTGTTTGTACAACTTGTAATCGCTGCAATGGCAATTGCACCCGTTTTCATCGTTGCTTGACGTCCATCCTTATACTGTACATCAACGACTTTATCGAATTCTTTTTTGTCGAGACCAAGTCCTTGTGTACCAGACGGAGCAACAACTGCTTTTTTAAATTGTGACTGCATATCTGTCAGTTTAATCAAATCTTGAGGACGCTTTGGACCTGAAAGATTTGCTTCAATTTCAGAAAGATCAATCTCCACAATATCTGTGTATGTTGGGTCAGCTGTTTCACCCGGTACATAAAATAGGCCGTTTGCTTTGTTATAATCTTCAACAAGTTGAATTTGTTTCTCATCACGACCTGTAAGTCTCATATAGCTAAGAGCTTCCGTATCAACTGGGAAGAACCCACATGTTGCACCGTACTCAGGAGCCATATTTGAAATCGTTGCGCGATCAGCTAGAGGCATTTCAGAAAGTCCCGGTCCAAAGAATTCAACAAACTTTCCTACAACCTTTTTCTCACGAAGAACCTGAGTAACCTTCAACGCAATATCAGTAGCTGTCGTACCGCTTGGAAGATTTCCAACAAATTTAACCCCTACAACTTCAGGCACAGGGAAGTATGATGGCTGTCCAAGCATTCCTGCTTCAGCCTCAATTCCACCTACACCCCAACCTAGTACGCCGATACCATTAATCATTGTTGTGTGGGAGTCTGTTCCAACAAGAGTATCTGGGAACGCAATCGTATCTTCGCCTTGCTTAACAGCTTGTACAACGTTTGCAAGATATTCTAAGTTCACTTGGTGAACAATTCCCGTTGCAGGTGGAACCGCTTGATAATTATCAAACGCTTTTTTCGCCCAATTTAAGAATTCGTAACGTTCTTCGTTACGTTCAAATTCAAGATTCATATTAAATGCTAATGAGTCATCTGTTCCAAATTTATCAACTTGAACAGAGTGGTCAATGACTAGATCAACTGGAATTTCCGGGTTAATCACTGCTGGATCCCCGCCCAGTTTCGACATAGCTTGTCTAAGTGCAGCTAAGTCTACAACTGCAGGTACTCCCGTGAAATCCTGAAGAATCACTCGAGCAGGTTTAAATGGAACATCAATTTCTTTTTGACCTGACGATCCCCATTGCGCTAAGTTTTCAACATGCTCTTTTTTAATCACATAGTCGTCATATTGACGTAGTACGGATTCAAGGAGCACTCTCACTGAAAAAGGTAGCTTGCTAATTTCTCCAAGACCAGCCTTCTCTAGGGCTTCAAGTGCATAATAGTGGTAGGTTTCTCCCCCGCTTTGAAAGGAAGAACGTGCATTAAAAACATCGTTACTTTTTGACATGTTAAACCCTCCTTCTCCAAACTATCTTACCTTAGATCGACAATATTGTCTAAATGTGTGACTTTTTTAGAAAGCGCTTTAATATGTATTCGTTCGCTCCCCCTAAATAGAATAGCAAAAAAAGGTCAGATTAGAAACCATTTTTCGCGTAAATACTAAAATGAAAACATTAAACATTTAAACTTTAGGAGGGTTATGATGACAGAGCGCCATAATGCGAAAGACATTCGAAGCAATGCAGTTAAGGGACAACGAGGTGGACAGCCCGAGCCATTAAGTGGATCGAAAAAAGTTAAGAAAGCGAATCATGTGAACCAAACGAATGGCGAAGGGTAAAAAGCACCTTAATTAGGCGCTAGATACAGTCCGTTTTTTATGGCATTGCATATACTGTACTATCCATGTAAGAAGGAGGTGCTTTATATGGGTTATGAAAACGGAAGTGGTTTCGCGCTAATCGTTGTGCTTTTTATTCTTCTAGTGATTGTTGGTGCTAGCTGGTTATAAAATGCTCACATACGTAAATAGATGCAGAGGGTACGCGAATCGCGCACCCTCTGTTTGACGTTATGACCAATTAGGTTCATATGTATAAATGGTAATACCGTGATGCTTCGCTTTCCCACGAAAATTCGACAGATCCTGAGCTTTCATTAATTCTTGTCTAAATGTGAGGAAATCCTCTTTCTCAATTTTTAGTTCTTGAATTGTACCAGTCCTTAGTTCCTCTAAATGTGAGGCGGCTTGCTCATTTGTCATTGTCTCCACCTGTTTCTATGTTATTCTAATAGTAACTTTATCTTAGTAGAGGAAGTGAGCCTATGCAACTATCATATTATGTAAACGCTTCTGTTTCAGCGAAAGAGGTAGCTGAGGTATTTGAATCATCTGGCATTAAGCGGCCGACCTCAGATCTTGCAAGAATCCAGCAAATGATTGAAGCAGCCCCCCTCCTCATTTCTGTTCGAGATGGTGATAAACTTGTGGGTATTGCTCGTTCTTTAACTGACTTTTGTTACTGTTGTTATCTCTCGGATCTAGCCGTACATAAAGAGTATCAATCTGCAGGAATTGGTCGTGAGCTTATCGAACTAACTAAAAAAGAGATTGGTGAATTGTGTAGTCTCGTTTTATTATCAGCACCCGAAGCGATGGAGTATTATCCTAGAGTCGGATTAACGTCTGCTCATCACGCATTTTATTCTCCACGTCAGAAGTAATTAAATTTGCAAAGAAAGGTTGATGGACCAGCATGTCAGATTGGTTTATGTGGTTTATAATCTTTTGGACTCTTTTTCTTATAACAATTATGTTTATCGGTGGATACTTCATGTTTCGTAAATTCCTGAAGCGTTTACCTAAGGAAGACGGTAAATCAATCCTCGATTGGCAAGATTACTATATTGATAAAGCGCTTCCTCTGTGGGATGAGCCACAAAAACAGTTGTTAAATGAGCTTGTTGAGCCTGTACCTGAGTTATTTAGGGATATTGCAAAAGGAAAAATTGCCGGGAAGATTAGTCAACTTGCTTTAGAAGAAAATGCCACTTCCATTACGGAACCGCATATGATTCGAGGATATATACTAGCCACACCAAAGCGGGATCACAAATTCCTTATTAAAACATTACAAAAAAAACAAATTGATATGACGCCGTATCAACATTTACTGGAGCAGTCCTCATAACACTCTAAAACAGCTAACAATTTTACACGGTTTGTTCGTTATTTATTCATTGTCAAATCGGTTGATTATTAGTACCCTTAATTGTAGTTTAGTAGAGAAGGGACGTCTGACATGGTGAAGCATTCCTTACATGAAATTATAGAAATGAAACGCCAACAGCTACTCGTGGCGTCTCGATCGAATGGCTTAAGTTCATCAAATGTGTTGAAAATTAGTCAAGAACTAGACAAGCTTCTTAACCAATATGATAAAGAAAGCAAACGCACCCCATTCCATTCAAGATGAGGTGCGTTTGTTTATGTTACGATAGGCCCGTACCCTTTTGAAGCTCATACATTTTTTTGTAGAGGCCATTCATTTGTAGAAGCTGATGATGAGTACCTTGTTCAACACATTCTCCTTGATGAAGAACAAGGATGTGATTGGCGTCTTTAATGGTTGATAGACGATGAGCAATTGCAATGGTTGTTCGATTTTCTTGCATCTTTCGAAGTGCGGCTTGTATGACTTCTTCAGTCTCTGTATCAATATTCGCGGTTGCTTCATCCATAATTAGAATACTTGGATTGTGCGCCATTGTCCTCGCAAAGGAAATAAGCTGCCTTTGTCCACCTGACAGTGTTGACCCTCTTTCGGCCACTTCAGTTTCCCATGTGTCAGGCAAAGCCTCAATAAACTCTCTAGCCCCAACAAGTTCTGCCGCACCTATTGCTGCCTCTTTAGATACGTTTGGACGATTCAAGGTAATATTTGATGAAATTGTTCCGCTATATAGATATGAATCTTGCAAAACTAATCCTAGTTTTGATCTAAGTTCTTGGTTCGAATAGGAAGACAAGGGCTGACCATCTATATAGATTGATCCTTTTTCAAGCTCATAAAATCTCATAAGAAGATTAACAATTGAACTTTTACCACTCCCGCTATGCCCCACCAAGGCTAACGTTTCTCCCATGTTTACCTTAAACGAAATATTCTTTAATACATCGGTTTCCTTATCATATGAGAATGTCACATCTCTAAACTCAATGCTTGCATGGCTCTCCTCACTTCCACTGATTGTTTGTCTTTTAGAGGGTGCGTATTCGTTGTGATCCATTAACGTGAAAACACGTCCAGCAGAAACGATTGCCTGCTGATACATTGAAAGACGCATCATGATTTGATTAACTGGTTCAAAAAAACGATCCAGATAGTTAACAAATGCATAAACCACTCCAATCTCAACGGTTGTCTGGAACGATTGAACACCAAAGAATCCAAGCACAATGACTAATGCTAAAATGGCCAGAATGTCCACCATTGGTCGAAGAAGAAGTCCATCTACCTTCATTGCTTTTAGCCCAGCTGAGGCATGCTTCTCATTCACATCGTTAAATTCTTTTCTTAGCCTGCTCTCTTGCCTAAACATCTGAACAATCGCCATACCCTGGATTGATTCATTCATCTTCCCATTTAATTGACTAAGCCTGCCGCTTAACTCAGCATAGAACTTTGCACTCATTGAACGGTATAACTTCATCAGTAATAAGATCAACGGTAAAAAAATGAGGCAGTAGAAAGCCAGTGTTGCATTTAAATAAAACATAGCAATAAATGTGCCAATTAAAAATAAAAAATTTTGAACAAAAACAGCTAGTACGCTCATATAAAGTTCTTTAATAGACTCTGTGTCATTAGTGATTCGCGATATAAGTCCTCCTGCGGGCGTACGATCAAAAAAGGATAACCCTAATTTTTGAACATTTTCAAAGACATCCAGTCTCAGTCTTTGAATAATCGTTAAGGCCACTTCTTGGAACATTAATCCTTGGATGTAGGAAGCAATAACTCCTCCAATATGTAAGACAATATAAACGATGGCTAGTGTTAATAAGGGTGTAACAGGAAAATCACCAACTGTTAAGTAATCATCAATAAATATTTTAACAAGGATTGGACCAAGCAACTCAGCGGCTGTCCCTATTCCAAGTAAGGTTAATGCACAAATGATTTTCACACGATGCGGTTTCGTATAGCGTAGCAACCTGTATAAAAGCTGTTTCTGATCTCTACTACTCAGAACTCGGTCTTCGTGTTTCATGCATCCCTCCCTCCTTTCTCCACCACGTACTCAAGCTGCTGTTGATTGTACATGTTAAAGTACCATCCGGAGACATTCATTAGCTCTTGGTGTGTCCCACACTCAACAACTTCCCCATTATTTAATACTAAGATTAAGTCTGCATGATGGATGGCACTTAATCGGTGAGCCGTAATAATATTTGTACTATTTTTACGATGAGACTTTAATTGTTTTAAGATTTCTTCCTCTGTAGCTGCATCAACCGCTGATAAAGCGTCATCCATCATCAGAACATTCGGGTCAGAAAGGAGCGCCCGGGCAATAGAAATTCGTTGTTTCTGCCCACCTGACAATGTGACTCCGCGCTCTCCAACTAATGTGTCATATCCATCTTTGAATCCAAGAATATCTTTATGTACATCAGCTAACTGACAGGCTTTTATTACTTCACTTATAGATGCCTTCGGATTAGCAAAAGCGACATTGTCTGCAATGCTTGCTGAAAATAAAAAGTGATCCTGTGGAACCGTTCCATACATCTCTTTCACTCGTTTGATCCGCCACTTAGGTAGTGGAACACCCTCAATATTGATCTGACCTTCTGTCACATCGTATTCCCTTTGTAGCAAACGTAGTAAGGTTGTCTTCCCACTACCCGTTTTTCCAACAATACCAATAGTTTGGCCTTTCTTGATATGTAAATAAATGTTTTTTAACGCAGCAGAGGACGAACCTGGATATTGAAAATGTTTAATCTGAACATCAATGTCGCCATTGGCTGGATAGTCCTGTGCATCTGGTTCTTCATGAAAGGTTTCTTTTTCGGCAAGCAATAAACGAATACGATCGTACGAAGCTCGACCACGTTCAACTGTATTAAAAAACATCCCTAAAGCAAGCATTGGCCAAATTAACAGAGATAAGTAAACAGTAAAGCTTGTTAGTTCACCAATCGTTAATGTTCCATTAACAACAGCCCTCGCACCAAATACGATGGCGAGAAAATAACAAACCCCTACGATTAATGAAATCGTTGGTGAAAATAATGCGTCAATTCTTGCTACCTTTATGTTTTTAACGACGACATCCATTGACTTGTCTTTAAATACGTTCGTTTCTGCCTGTTCTTGCCCAAATGCTTTTGTTACTCTCACACCACTTATTGCACCTTGCACATTATCATTTAATTCAGAAAACGATTGTTGTGCAGCGCGGAATCGTTTATGTAATAACCCACCATAATAATTTGTAAGTAGAGCCATAAAAGGCATAGGAGCTAATGTAATCAGTGTTAGCTTCCAATCAATTGCAATAGCCATCGTTAAAACAACCACCCCACCCATTGTGAGCGAGTCAACAATTGTCAAAACACCTTGGCCAGCTGTCATTTGCACAGCTCTGACGTCATTTGTTGCATGTGCCATTAAGTCTCCCGTTTTGAATCGTTGATAAAATCGACTTGACATATTGGTAAAGTGTTCGTATAACTGATTGCGAATGGTTCTAGCAAGCCGAATGGAAGCACCAAAAATCATAATTCGCCAAACGTATCTTAGTCCGTAGGTAATGACTCCCACAGAAACTAACAGTACAATCCATTGCGTAAGAGAAGACCGAGTTAGCGTTGATTCATTCACCCCATCAACAATTTGACCAATAATATAAGGAGGAACAAGAACAAATAAAGACACAACGATTAAGACAAAAATCCCAAGTACATATGCTCTTTTCTCTTCTTTAAAGAACCACCATAAATCTTTGTAAACCCGCACGTAATCCTCCCTACTAACGCAGAAAACACCTCATTAAGAGGTGCTTGCATCATTTATTTGGTTTGCTGCTTCTGCATAGCTTTCATCATTTGATTAATCTTTTTCTGTGATGGGTTTTGTCCCATTTGCATCATCATTACACGTAGCATTTGTTCATTGATAGGCGGGTTCTTTTTCAAGTAAGACATCATTGTTTTACGAGCAACAAAGAATCCGATAGCTAGTCCAGCAAGAACAGCTACTGTATAACCAATAATATGAATCCACATTTCGGTGAACGTCCTCCTTCAAACTAAATCAAACGACGGAATCGCTCCGTACATCCTCATCTATTATATCTCAAGTTGGAACGCTTTTAAAGGAAAGGTTTTCAAATAGAATGGCTATTTTGGAAGGCCTGTACTTTTTTTATCGGACCTAGCCATCCGAACCGCTTTTGACCTACGTTCACGGCAAAAAAATACGTATTTAACTCCTTCAGTCTCTCAAACAAACGTGTCTCTATCTCCATTTTACCAAAAGCTAAAAGAAGGAGGTGTTGATCTCTTACTTTCACATCGATCCAGCTTCCCGATGAACGATGCTCCATCCGAAAGGTGGATAAATCCAAACGTTCACTATTCAAATAATAGTCTTCTTGCATGAGGATCGTTGATACATCCTTTATGGGAACTGGTTTCGTAATAAACTCTACTTGTTTTGTAAGCAAGGGCTTTAACGTGTGATCTGCCGTAAAACGTTCACAAAATAAATTAAAAAGCTTAATTTCCTGCCCATAGTACCGATTCACGATCGCTTCATCTAGCAGATATAATTGATAGCTTCTCAACTTGTCCCCTCCTCTTTTATACAGTATGTGAGCTTAGTATACATAACTCGTATTAAAAAGGCTGTTTCTTACTGTCGAAGATTTGGTCGATGCTTGTCATATAAAAAAGAGGCAGTCATCAATGACTACCTCTTTACTATTATTGAAGCAGAGCTTTCGCCTTAGCTACAACATTTTCTACAGTGAAACCATATTCAGCAAGAATTTCGGATCCTTTACCAGATGCACCAAAACGATCAATGGCAAGAATATCCCCTTCATCACCTACATAACGATCCCAACCAAGTGAAGCTCCAACTTCAATACCTAAGCGTGCTTTGATATGTTTAGGAATAACACTTTGTTTGTACTCTTTAGATTGGGCTTCAAAACGATCCCAACTTGGCATACTTACAACACTTACACGGATGCCATCTTTCTCAAGCTCTTTTTTCGCTTCAACAGCAAGACCTACCTCAGAACCTGACGCAAGAAGAAGAACTTGTGCTTCACCTTCAGCTTGATCAACCACATACGCACCCTTTTTCGTACCTTCGTACGCAAGCTCAGCTGTTCCTTCTAGTGTAGGAAGGTTTTGACGACTAAGCACAAGAGCTGTAGGCTGATCTTTTGATTCAAGAGCTAGTTTCCATGCAGCAGTTGCTTCATTTCCATCAGCAGGACGAATGATTGACAGATTCGGCATTGCTCTAAGTGCAGCCAGCTGTTCAACTGGTTCATGAGTCGGACCATCTTCTCCAACAGCAATACTGTCATGAGTGAACACATACGTCACAGGAAGACCCATTAAAGCAGCTAAACGAATAGCCGGACGTAGATAATCAGAGAACACAAAGAATGTTCCGCCAAATACTTTTAGCCCACCGTGTAGTGCCATACCATTTAAAGCAGCACCCATAGCAAATTCACGAACGCCAAACCAGATGTTACGGCCATCATATTGATCACGGCTGAAGTTATCTTGTCCTTTTAAAGTCGTGTTGTTTGATCCAGCTAAGTCAGCTGATCCACCAAATAATTGAGGAATGTGTTTAGCAAAAGCATTTAATGCTTGGCCGGCAGAAGCACGGCTTGCCACACTTGTACCAACTTCATGAACCGGAGCCTCTTGATCCCAGCCTTCAGGAAGTTCTCCAGCCATTGCAAGCTTAAATTCTTTAGCAAGCTCTGGATACGCAGCTTCATATTGATCAAACAGTTGATTCCATTCTTTCTCTTTATCAGCGCCCTCTTCTACTACACGAGCAAACAGTTCTGCTGCTTCACTCGGAATATAGAAGTCACCTTCGTAATCCCAAGCATACGCCTCTTTTGTTAATTTAACTTCATCCGCACCAAGTGGTGAACCGTGAGAAGCTGATTTACCAGATTTGTTAGGTGAACCAAAACCAATTGTTGTTTTCACTTCAATTAATGTTGGACGGTCATCTGTTTTAGCAAGCTCAATTGCATTTGAGATTTCTGTTACATCGTTACCATCTTCTACACGAATGACTTGCCAACCGTATGCTTTATAACGATCTTCAACACTTTCTGAGAAAGAATGGTGCAGATCGCCATCTAATGAAATATCATTTGAATCATAAAGCACAACTAAACGTCCTAATTTAAGGTGTCCAGCTAGTGAAGCTGCCTCAGCAGAAATACCTTCCATTAAATCTCCATCTCCACAAATACTATATGTGAAATGGTCTACAACTGAAAAGTTATCTTTGTTATATGTAGCTGCAAGATGTCTTTCAGCCATTGCCATACCAACAGCCATTGCCACACCTTGTCCAAGTGGACCAGTAGTCGCTTCAACGCCAGGTGTGTGACCGAATTCAGGGTGTCCAGGTGTACGGCTTCCTAATTGTCTAAACTGTTGAAGGTCATCAAGACTTAAATCGTATCCTGTTAGATGTAACAAGCTATATAAGAGCATAGAACCATGACCTGCGGAAAGCACAAAACGGTCGCGGTTGCTCCACTCTGGGTTACTAGGATTATGATTCATAAACTTAGTCCATAAGGCAAAAGCCATTGGTGCAGCACCCATTGGCATTCCCGGGTGGCCAGAGTTCGCTTTTTCTACACTATCAATCGACAATGTACGAATGGTGTTAATTGCAACTATTTCTGCATTTGTAGACATATGTATGTTCATCCTCCTGTAAAACTTCAATTTTATTTCTCACTCATCATATACAATTCCCGACAATTTCACAAGGTCAGACGACTATGATTATTTGTAAAAAAGACTACTTTTTAAAGTAGTCTTTAATGAGTATGACCATTAAAACGTTTTTTACTTTCTTTTAGTGCATCTGGTGTTACATCTGTTCCTTCTTCGTCAACAACCTTGACGGAATGAAGTTGATTTTTAAACGATGCACGGAACCCTTTAAGATATTGTGCCCGTAGTTCTTTTTGTTCTTTCGCTTCAGATAGTGTCAAGCCGCTATCTTTGGCTTTTTTAGCAAGTTGATTAATCCGATTCAATTTATCTTGATGTAGCATGATAAACACTCACTTTCTAGAAAACAGTTCGTTTGATCAAAATGTTATCATGTAAGATAAAAACCTTCAACTTGACTGCTCAGAGTTTAGCTCTTAGCATTTGCTTCTATATTTTTTTCTTTCATATACTCTTGATACCGACGATGCACAGTTGCTTTCGATAAATTATAGCCAAGCCCTTTTAATGTTGCAGAAATATCATAAAAAGCTAGCCCTCTTTCTCTTAAACGAATAATTTCTTGTAACGGAACATCCAATCGATCTCTTCCGCCTCCGCCTA comes from the Alkalihalobacillus sp. FSL W8-0930 genome and includes:
- a CDS encoding DUF2621 domain-containing protein, with amino-acid sequence MSDWFMWFIIFWTLFLITIMFIGGYFMFRKFLKRLPKEDGKSILDWQDYYIDKALPLWDEPQKQLLNELVEPVPELFRDIAKGKIAGKISQLALEENATSITEPHMIRGYILATPKRDHKFLIKTLQKKQIDMTPYQHLLEQSS
- a CDS encoding ABC transporter transmembrane domain-containing protein, encoding MKHEDRVLSSRDQKQLLYRLLRYTKPHRVKIICALTLLGIGTAAELLGPILVKIFIDDYLTVGDFPVTPLLTLAIVYIVLHIGGVIASYIQGLMFQEVALTIIQRLRLDVFENVQKLGLSFFDRTPAGGLISRITNDTESIKELYMSVLAVFVQNFLFLIGTFIAMFYLNATLAFYCLIFLPLILLLMKLYRSMSAKFYAELSGRLSQLNGKMNESIQGMAIVQMFRQESRLRKEFNDVNEKHASAGLKAMKVDGLLLRPMVDILAILALVIVLGFFGVQSFQTTVEIGVVYAFVNYLDRFFEPVNQIMMRLSMYQQAIVSAGRVFTLMDHNEYAPSKRQTISGSEESHASIEFRDVTFSYDKETDVLKNISFKVNMGETLALVGHSGSGKSSIVNLLMRFYELEKGSIYIDGQPLSSYSNQELRSKLGLVLQDSYLYSGTISSNITLNRPNVSKEAAIGAAELVGAREFIEALPDTWETEVAERGSTLSGGQRQLISFARTMAHNPSILIMDEATANIDTETEEVIQAALRKMQENRTTIAIAHRLSTIKDANHILVLHQGECVEQGTHHQLLQMNGLYKKMYELQKGTGLS
- a CDS encoding YneF family protein; the protein is MWIHIIGYTVAVLAGLAIGFFVARKTMMSYLKKNPPINEQMLRVMMMQMGQNPSQKKINQMMKAMQKQQTK
- a CDS encoding GNAT family N-acetyltransferase, producing the protein MQLSYYVNASVSAKEVAEVFESSGIKRPTSDLARIQQMIEAAPLLISVRDGDKLVGIARSLTDFCYCCYLSDLAVHKEYQSAGIGRELIELTKKEIGELCSLVLLSAPEAMEYYPRVGLTSAHHAFYSPRQK
- a CDS encoding ABC transporter transmembrane domain-containing protein, whose amino-acid sequence is MRVYKDLWWFFKEEKRAYVLGIFVLIVVSLFVLVPPYIIGQIVDGVNESTLTRSSLTQWIVLLVSVGVITYGLRYVWRIMIFGASIRLARTIRNQLYEHFTNMSSRFYQRFKTGDLMAHATNDVRAVQMTAGQGVLTIVDSLTMGGVVVLTMAIAIDWKLTLITLAPMPFMALLTNYYGGLLHKRFRAAQQSFSELNDNVQGAISGVRVTKAFGQEQAETNVFKDKSMDVVVKNIKVARIDALFSPTISLIVGVCYFLAIVFGARAVVNGTLTIGELTSFTVYLSLLIWPMLALGMFFNTVERGRASYDRIRLLLAEKETFHEEPDAQDYPANGDIDVQIKHFQYPGSSSAALKNIYLHIKKGQTIGIVGKTGSGKTTLLRLLQREYDVTEGQINIEGVPLPKWRIKRVKEMYGTVPQDHFLFSASIADNVAFANPKASISEVIKACQLADVHKDILGFKDGYDTLVGERGVTLSGGQKQRISIARALLSDPNVLMMDDALSAVDAATEEEILKQLKSHRKNSTNIITAHRLSAIHHADLILVLNNGEVVECGTHQELMNVSGWYFNMYNQQQLEYVVEKGGRDA
- the acnA gene encoding aconitate hydratase AcnA, producing the protein MSKSNDVFNARSSFQSGGETYHYYALEALEKAGLGEISKLPFSVRVLLESVLRQYDDYVIKKEHVENLAQWGSSGQKEIDVPFKPARVILQDFTGVPAVVDLAALRQAMSKLGGDPAVINPEIPVDLVIDHSVQVDKFGTDDSLAFNMNLEFERNEERYEFLNWAKKAFDNYQAVPPATGIVHQVNLEYLANVVQAVKQGEDTIAFPDTLVGTDSHTTMINGIGVLGWGVGGIEAEAGMLGQPSYFPVPEVVGVKFVGNLPSGTTATDIALKVTQVLREKKVVGKFVEFFGPGLSEMPLADRATISNMAPEYGATCGFFPVDTEALSYMRLTGRDEKQIQLVEDYNKANGLFYVPGETADPTYTDIVEIDLSEIEANLSGPKRPQDLIKLTDMQSQFKKAVVAPSGTQGLGLDKKEFDKVVDVQYKDGRQATMKTGAIAIAAITSCTNTSNPYVMLGAGLVAKKAVELGLTVPEYVKTSLAPGSKVVTGYLAKAGLQSYMDTLGFNNVGYGCTTCIGNSGPLELEVEEAISSNDLTVTSVLSGNRNFEGRIHPLVKANYLASPPLVVAYALAGTVDVDLKNDPLGKDQDGNDVFFKDIWPSTEEVKQVVAQTVTPELFKQQYADVFTANQRWNEIETTDDSLYKWDEDSTYIADPPYFEGLTQEPQDIHSLSDLRVICKFGDSVTTDHISPAGAIGKTTPAGKYLMDKGVEPRDFNSYGSRRGHHEVMMRGTFANIRIRNEVAPGTEGGFTTFWPTEEVMPIYDAAMKYKESQTGLAILAGKDYGMGSSRDWAAKGTNLLGIKTVIAESYERIHRSNLVLMGVLPLQFKDGDNAESLGLTGREAISVDITNDVKPREHVTVTATAEDGAVTTFEALVRFDSEVDVDYYRHGGILPMVLRSKLA
- the sirA gene encoding sporulation inhibitor of replication protein SirA — protein: MRSYQLYLLDEAIVNRYYGQEIKLFNLFCERFTADHTLKPLLTKQVEFITKPVPIKDVSTILMQEDYYLNSERLDLSTFRMEHRSSGSWIDVKVRDQHLLLLAFGKMEIETRLFERLKELNTYFFAVNVGQKRFGWLGPIKKVQAFQNSHSI
- the tkt gene encoding transketolase, which encodes MSTNAEIVAINTIRTLSIDSVEKANSGHPGMPMGAAPMAFALWTKFMNHNPSNPEWSNRDRFVLSAGHGSMLLYSLLHLTGYDLSLDDLQQFRQLGSRTPGHPEFGHTPGVEATTGPLGQGVAMAVGMAMAERHLAATYNKDNFSVVDHFTYSICGDGDLMEGISAEAASLAGHLKLGRLVVLYDSNDISLDGDLHHSFSESVEDRYKAYGWQVIRVEDGNDVTEISNAIELAKTDDRPTLIEVKTTIGFGSPNKSGKSASHGSPLGADEVKLTKEAYAWDYEGDFYIPSEAAELFARVVEEGADKEKEWNQLFDQYEAAYPELAKEFKLAMAGELPEGWDQEAPVHEVGTSVASRASAGQALNAFAKHIPQLFGGSADLAGSNNTTLKGQDNFSRDQYDGRNIWFGVREFAMGAALNGMALHGGLKVFGGTFFVFSDYLRPAIRLAALMGLPVTYVFTHDSIAVGEDGPTHEPVEQLAALRAMPNLSIIRPADGNEATAAWKLALESKDQPTALVLSRQNLPTLEGTAELAYEGTKKGAYVVDQAEGEAQVLLLASGSEVGLAVEAKKELEKDGIRVSVVSMPSWDRFEAQSKEYKQSVIPKHIKARLGIEVGASLGWDRYVGDEGDILAIDRFGASGKGSEILAEYGFTVENVVAKAKALLQ
- a CDS encoding aspartyl-phosphate phosphatase Spo0E family protein, which translates into the protein MVKHSLHEIIEMKRQQLLVASRSNGLSSSNVLKISQELDKLLNQYDKESKRTPFHSR
- a CDS encoding small acid-soluble spore protein P; amino-acid sequence: MTERHNAKDIRSNAVKGQRGGQPEPLSGSKKVKKANHVNQTNGEG
- a CDS encoding YjcZ family sporulation protein; translated protein: MGYENGSGFALIVVLFILLVIVGASWL
- a CDS encoding DUF896 domain-containing protein encodes the protein MLHQDKLNRINQLAKKAKDSGLTLSEAKEQKELRAQYLKGFRASFKNQLHSVKVVDEEGTDVTPDALKESKKRFNGHTH